The genomic segment AGGTGTTAGGGAACCTTAGATGGTTTATTGAATCCACCCCAAGACCCCCCATTCCGGagatataaaaaataaaagtgcTAAAATAATATTTTTCGTCATTTTTTTTCATGCATTGCTATTTTTAGACTGCAGCTTTGGTAAGCTAATATATGCCATCATCAGACAAGTTCGGTCAATATTCAGAATTAAATGTACATCATTCATTACTGTCTTAAACAGGGTGCGAtttgtgggggagaggagagggagaggcgagagagagaggtggataggaggaagagaaagaaagagagcaggagaaaaTAACCCCCTTCTTTTTGGCTCTCATGGTGTGCTAAGGGGTGTTTCCATTCGAATAAGAAATAAAATGGCCAACAATACCACCACAAACCCTATACAAATCGCACACTGTTTATGATACGAATAATACTATGGAGTTTGGAAAAGTTCTCTGACAGTAGGACCTTCCTGGTATGAAGCAGGGGTGGTCAGGTCTTGGCTGCTGGGGATGGGCTCCTGATGGACTGAGACCAGCGTCACAGTTTATGCTGTGGAGACCTCAGTCTTGGAGGCTGAAACTGAAGTCTCCTCAATCTGCTTTCCGAACACAGTCTCCATGATGCAGGCGTTAAACTGAGGGAGAAGTAGATGTATATGACAGACAATGAACATGATAAGGTTGGGTGTCCTGTTCTGACTCACCTCTGATGTGCTTCATTTCaatgactgattgtgtgtgtgccacttTGTTGGTGTATATCTATGCATTTGGGGGTTATAGACTCACCTGTTTGTTCATGAAGGCATAAATAAGAGGATTGTATACACAGGAGCTTTTAGAGAAGAAAGCAGGGATGGTCACCAGGCGGTAGTCTTTGTTCTCGCTTGTTGTATAGGCAAAGTACAAGCCTGCCAGGGCGTAGGGGCCGTAACACAGAATGAAGGAGCACACCATCACAATCACCATCCTGGATACTTCCTTCTCTGCCTTCTGGGTGGAAGCTGACTCAGCCTGGGCAGCTGCCACCTACacatacacacgtgcacacacaccagACAAGCTGGTCACATCTTGGTTCCAAATCATGACTTTACTATACtttgttttgttcttttttttgccCAAAAAGCATTGTACTCACAGCCCGTAGTGCTCCCAGCAGCTGGGAGTAGGAGAAGAAGATGATGGACATGGGCATGAGGAAACAGGTAACAATAAGGAATTTGGTGTAGCTGGCACAGTGGTACTCCTCGTTGTTTGTGTACCAGTCAGGTCCACAGGAGCAACCCAGACCCTCAGGGATATACCTGTAAAACAAACCCAAGTTACTTCTACTAAAGCCCCGCGCATTGTCTCTGCAAGGTTTCCTCCTTGCCTATATCAATCAGTGACTTATCTAACTTGAAAAGCAGCGAGCGATGCAAACGTTGAAGCCAATTAGTGACATTAATTGCTGCTCAGAACCTTACACGTACAGCAAAACATATACATGTACTTTTAACTAATTTTAGGATATTTTCCATTTTCCCCATTCCCTGTGTGTGCAATGTGAACCAAATAGCCTAATAGTAGCCAAATACAAAGAGTATTTATTAATCCAGACTTTAACACAGTACAAGATCAAAGTGTTTGTGAGAGGCTGTGGATCAGTACCTGCTCCAGCCGAAGAACGGTGGGGTGGCACATCCGATCCCCATGACCCAGGTGAAGGCAACAGCCGCCAGAGCCTGGTTGTTGTCAAATTTGAAGGTGCCGAAGGGTTTGCAGATGACCACGTATCTCTCAAAGGCAAGGACAGCCAGGGACCAAGCTGACACCAAccctgaggaagagagaagaagCCATCACCATGTTAGGAGATATCAAAGACATCGAACACAAGAACAAGTTTGCATGCAAATAATCAGAAGAATAAAATGAATCATTCAagtatgttttttgttgttgttcttatGATGATGTTTGAATTTACCTGCTATTGAACCCATGCAAGCTTCCATTGCACACAAGGTGTAACCCAGGAAGTAGTATCCTCTCGCGCTAGAAACAAACACTTGACTCACAGAAAACGTCACAAAGATGAAACCTGCTAACGAGATGTTGACCAGGATGAAGTTCAACGGTTGTCTCAGCTTCTTGTACTTCACTGTCACCACGAGAATTATAAAGTTTAGGGGTGTTCCAGCAAAGAACACAAAGCCCATGAAAGCAGCCTGTAGGTAGAAAGCCCACATTGGGGCCAGGTGATACTGTGGCCCCTCAAATGGGCTGATCTTAGAGATGTTCTCGTACAGATGGAAGTCCTTTCCCATCTTGGCTCCTCTCTGACTCAGACCACTACCTGTCTGTCCCTTAGATGTGAACTATGATGCTGAAAGGCTCCCTTTTATATGACCATAAACCACTTATAAACCTCTTATAAATGATGTCAGGAACAAGCTTCTTCTGCGGATCTTCCTGATCTTGTAGGTGGATGAATAAACTTTAGGATTAAGCTGCCCCCGTGACCATGACCTGCCAGAAGAGACCTTACTTTGTTGGGCACAGTAATCCATCTTAAAGAGCCAGTGAGAAAGAATACAATTTAGAAGAAGAATTGAACTTATAGCAATTCTTTGTTGGTGGGAACAGTGCTAGGATAGAAAGCATTGCCatacttctgaagtttgtaatgtaTATCACTGATTTAAGCTAGGCTGTGTTGGCTGCTCTTATGAGGTGGTAACTGCCTTATCCAGTTCCTATTAATCTCTGATGGACATTAACCTTCATCCGAACATAACCTCGTTGAAAGAAGAAGCTGACTGGGCAGTGGCACTCACCTCCACAATGTTTGGAAACTCCACTTTAACAATTCATTATTATTAAGTGCTAATCCATCAACCAATGAAGGAATTCATTATAGATTCTAAGCAAACATAGAGAGCCAACATAGAGAGCCTTGCTCTTGTTGTATACATCTCTACAGTACAGGGAAGCTTTAGCACACTGAGCAATGTGAAAGACTGTTTACATTTCAATTAATTTTTCAATCTTACATTTACAAGTCACATTGTAAAATGAGAAAGTCTCAAAACACCATGAGTGTGTAATGAAACCATGAAAAGTAATGCACTTAAACTGAGATTTGGTGTTTGGAGGGTGTTTGAATGTAAACCCCATGGAAGTGTTGTATTACACCGAATGTGTTTTAAAACCAAAATTAAGTACTCTGAAACACCTAAAGTGGTTGTTCAACCTTAATATTGGTGTTTTTAAGAGAGTGCTGCACAAAAAAACATGTTGGACTTTCAGTGCATGTAAAAGGAAGCACCTAAAAACAAAAACTGTGTTTCTCATACAATCAATGTTTTAGAAATGGACATGGTTTATAGCTTATAAATTGATTGATGATAAGGaactgtaaattatatatttttgtggAATTTCATCTTTATTTTTGCTTTATttagacagattagaaacaggaggGGCAGTAAGACTGTACATTTCGTTGGATTTTTATCCACTCAACATGTCATGATCGTTAACATTGACGGACCAGGGCGCAGCGTGTGTtgggttccacatctttatttcagTGAAActagaaacaaaacaacaaaacacacaaagaCCGTGAAGTCGTAGTGTCACaagcacatacacaaacaaacaatatccccaaacacatacctaaatatgatctccaattagaggcaacaattaccagctgcctctaattgggaaccatacaaaaacaccaacatagaaaatataaactggaacactccctagtcacgccctgaccgactacaccatagagaaccaagagAACCAGGAGaacctctctatggtcagggcgtgacacaacaacacagtcacactgtAAGAAATGATTCTGGGGTGAATTGAAATTgactccccccaaaaaatgtatgcaagtCATGCAGAGTCCATAGTCTAACCGTAACACACTAAGACACCCCTCTCCCCACTGAAGACTGGGGTTAAATTCCCTGCTCTAACCCTTCAATCTTTTTCTCACACCTTTCTGTATCCCCTCTGTCATTTCATAACTGTCTCAATAAAGTGTAAAAATACCCCCAAATATGTATAGATATTTATTTATGCAGTCGTTTAAATGATTTGTTAATTTAATTTGACCAAAAtaatgtaaaataaatacaatttaatgTGTTGCTCAAAATGTAAGTATCTTTCATGAGGATTACCAAAGAGAGAGAACATTTAGTGACTGAACTCATTGGAAGTGGTTATAATCAGCTTGCATTTTCTATCTTGGCGCTTGACTATGATTGTGGGCAATTCAAAAACATTTGACTTCATAATTATTTTACACAATGTTGTATACAAGTTTGATGAAAGAAAGGTATATTTTCATATTAGTATTTAGCTTGTTGTGCCATGAAGTGTAATGGATCATGATGAACGGATATCAAAACCATCAGACAAACTGACGTTCATTGAGGACAGCACCCATTTCCACACTCATGATTGTCAATAGAAGAGGCAAGTGCAGAATTCTCATTTCTTGCAGTTCAACTTCCAGTTACTAATGGTGATGTGAACACTGTGCTTGGCAATGCCTGCCAAAATGGCAAATGATTAAATACATAAAATGATGTTAACTGTAATTCTCCAGATGAAGTGATCTAATTTTGCGCTGGACAGGAACTCAAAACACCAAAATTATGTTTACAACCTTTTTCGGTAGGGCTCTCAGTTCCTAGCAAGATGTTGCACTACTCTTGATTAagtggtgttaaaatacaccatgTCATGTTTCAAAACATTTCAGGATGATGTGTTTCAATAAAGCTTTGTCTCCTTCAAGTTGGTGGCAGCTCAGTTGCCACTATTTTGGGAATTACAAAGCACTTCATTTGAACAGTGCACATTCAGGTCTAAATGAACCTACTGGTATCAAGATGTAGCTTGCATGGAACAAAAAAGGAGTGCCATATAATGAACAGCAGGTAGGTTAGAGAGGTGGGACAGTTTGAATCCCCAATTTGTACCAACAAATctggccttgagcaaggcatttgaCCCTTAAACTGCTCATTGGTTTTGACGTGGGACAGAGATTACAGTTTAGAGTTCTAGATAAACCTTGATCGGGTGAAAACAGAAAGCTTACAACTAGCCGGCAGCAAGCCAATTATAGCACCATCAGCCCCCAATACACCCCACCCCCCcgtccattcctccctccctccctcactggaAAGGGTGTCTAGTACGTTTCTGAGAGTTGTAATCGGGTGAATTCTGATCAACATACCTCACTAACAAAGAATATGTTTTCACTACTATGATTCTTCTCTGTGCAAGGATATGGATATTCAGAATGTTTTGTCTATTTTTCCTCTTCACGATATTGTTGCATATATTGTCAGGGATGGCAGCCGCAGACATTTGATCTACAAAGTGTCTCAGGCTACTTTTTTCAGTTACTGTTTTTTACTGATAACTCGAGAGTATGTTGCCTATTGGTGTGTctgcatttattattatttttatttgtatttcacctttatttaaccaggtaagatagttgagaacaagttctcatttacaactgcgacctggccaagataaagcaaaggagttcgacacatacaacaacgcagagttacacatggaataaacaagcgtacagtcaataacacaatagaaaaaaagaaagtgtatatacagtgtgtgcaaatggcgtgaggaggtaaggcaataaataggacatAGTAGCGACACCACCCCACTATGTAAACATGGAAAAGTTTTCCCCATCTTATTGATTTACTTGATTAACTGTATGCTATAGTAGTTGGAGTTATTTTTTAAACTCATAAATGGTCATGGCTAACAGGTACAGCTAGCGTTAGCTACATAAGATGCTTAGTTTTGTTGTCAGTGGCCCTTCCCCTGAGCTTCATCACATGTGAAACCTTTCTGCCATCCACCTGCTGCCTGTTGCCTGCCATGCATATTAGATTGCATGATATTGGGGTCTTAAAATGCCACAATACAGGGATGAGCCTTAATCTGGAAACAAGATTTACCTGAGATGTACCTGGCCAATCCTTCAAATCTCTGCAAACTGCAGGGATGTAACATGGGATTAGGATCAAACTACAGGATCATCCCTTTAGCCACAGATTGTTGGGTCAAATTACTAATTTGAGGAAGGATCAAGGGTGGGTTTACTGGTAAATCTCCCTACTCCTCCTCCTTTTTATACACTTGCACACAGTCAGCCAATCCTCTTTTCCTTGGAACCTTTCCAAG from the Salmo salar chromosome ssa17, Ssal_v3.1, whole genome shotgun sequence genome contains:
- the opn1sw1 gene encoding opsin-1, short-wave-sensitive 1 (The RefSeq protein has 1 substitution compared to this genomic sequence) — protein: MGKDFHLYENISKISPFEGPQYHLASMWAFYLQAAFMGFVFFAGTPLNFIILVVTVKYKKLRQPLNFILVNISLAGFIFVTFSVSQVFVSSARGYYFLGYTLCAMEACMGSIAGLVSAWSLAVLAFERYVVICKPFGTFKFDNNQALAAVAFTWVMGIGCATPPFFGWSRYIPEGLGCSCGPDWYTNNEEYHCASYTKFLIVTCFLMPMSIIFFSYSQLLGALRAVAAAQAESASTQKAEKEVSRMVIVMVCSFILCYGPYALAGLYFAYTTSENKDYRLVTIPAFFSKSSCVYNPLIYAFMNKQFNACIMETVFGKQIEETSVSASKTEVSTA